GGCAGCAGCTCGGTGTACAGGGTGCCGCCAAAGGTCAGGTCCGTGCCTTCCTGGCGTATGCTGGCCCGGACATTGCCGAGTTTGCGCTTGTCCAGCCCGAGGCCGGACAGATTGATGGTCCCTTGCGTGTTCGTCTTGGGTGCGGGCCACTTGAGCGGCAGGGTCAGGCGCATGGGGCCGGAGGAGAAACCGATATTGTCCAAGGCCGCACTTCGCGTGCCGCAGTTCAGGACCACGTTGGCCGATTCGAGGCTTGCGTCGCCCTGCATGGAAAAGATGAACCCGTTGAGCCTGATAGTCCGGCCCGCGGCCTGGACCGTCAGTTTGTTCGGATTGGCCGCCGTGAAGGAGACGTCCCACAGCCCGCTGCCGTCCTCCTTGCGCGCGGCGTCGAGTCGGCCGCCCATTTCCACTCCGGCCCCGGCCACGGAGAACTGGGCGGAAAGTTCGTTCTCTCCGAGCCTGCCCGCCGGGATGACCAGCGATGCCGGATACGGCTCGGCTACGGCCACACGGTTCATGGAGAAACGGATTTCCCGCTCCTCAAGGCGTCCCTTGATGTCAATTGCCGCGCCTTGGGCCAGCTCCACCCCGAGGGCGCGCAAATCGCCCTCGGACAGGGACAGGGAAAAATCGGCGACCGCGTTCGCCGGGTCTGTCAGGTTCACCCTGGCTGTGGCCTTCACTGCGGCGGTCCCTTCCATGGGCAATGGAAGGAAATCGTTGAGCGCGCCCACTCTGAATGCCTCGGTCGTTACCGCGAGCGACAGATCGTTAAGGGTCGGTCCCAGAGTACCTTCCACATGTACGGGCTGATCGCGCGGGGTCAGGTCGGCGGAAAAGCCCACGGTTTCTCCCGGGGTGATGTCCGCATTGATGGGTACGGTGACCGTGCGCCCCATGATCTCGCAGTCCAGGAGCGCGTCACGCAGGGTCAGCTTGTTCAGCGGTAGGGCGGGGACAGGCGCGTTTTGCGCGGTGTCGTCGTTGTTGGATGCGGGCAGCATGTCGAGCACGGGCAGCCGGAATCGCTCGCCGTCAAATGAGCAGGCCAGATGCAAGCCGTCCAGCCTGACGGCATTGACCCGCCCGGCCTTGAGCGAGGCCGGAGTGTAGCTGACGTGCACGTTGGCCAGGGTCAGTCCGTCGGCTTTGTCGCCCAGTCGGACCGGGCCGATATCGGCGGAAAACAACCCGGCGTTGCGCACATGAAATTCGGTCAGGCGTAATCCCATATCCGCAGCCAGTTCCGGCACCAGCCGTTCCAGATACCCCGGCGTCCAGACCGTCAGCCACCAGCCGACTGCCAGAACCGCCGCCAATATCCACGGTGAGACCAGCACGGTCCATTTCAGGATTGTTTTGCCAGGGGATTTTGCCATGCCTCATTCATACAAGCCCCGGTTACCCATTGGCAAGGGAATGACGCCGTCCCATTTTTATTCCTCCGGAACCCGCCTCCATCGGTTTGGGGGCAGAGAAAAAAAAGACCTCCGACTCGGCAATGAGTCGGAGGTCCGTATCCTTCATTCTTCAGCACTGATTCCGGTGCGCGGCGTTCAGAAGAGGCTGCTCGCGGTACCCGAATTTTGTGGGCCCGGTTGCTACATGAGGCTCGGCAGGAACGTCACCAACTGGGGAACCATCAACAGCAGCCCGACGCAAATGACATAGGCGGCCACGAAGTACGCAACCCCCTTGAACGCGTCGGTCATGGAGACGTCGTGGGCCATGGAGGCGACGATGAACAGGTTGACGCCCACGGGCGGGGTGATGGCTCCCAGCGTGGTGACAACGGTGATGAGCACGCCGAACCAGATGGGATCGTAGCCCATGGCCGTGACCACCGGGAAGAAGATGGGGATGGTCACCAGCAGCAGGGCGAGCGCGTCCATGACCATGCCGCCGACCACGTAGATCAGGCAGATGACCATGATGATGACCACCGGCGGGATGGGCAGTCCGGCCACCCAGCCTGCGGCCTCGAAGGGCAGCCGGGTGATGGCCAGGAAACGGCCGAAGATGACCGCGCCGAGCATGATGACCATGATCATGGAGGAGATCTTGAGGGTGTCGTTCAGTGCCAGACGGAATTTTTCCAGGCTCATCTTGCCCGAGACCGTGGCGATGATCAGGGCCAGAGCCGCGCCCGCGGCACCCGCCTCGGTGGGGGTGAAGAAGCCCATGAACAGGCCGCCCATGACCAGGAAGAACAGGGTGACCATCTCGATGGAGCCGGGCAGGGAACGCAGCTTTTCGCTGAAGGTGGTCTTGGGACCGGCCGGGCCCCAGTCGGGGTGGCGCTGGCAAAGATACCAGATGGTGCCCAGGAACAGGGCGGTCAGCAGCACGCCGGGGACCATGCCACCCACGAACAGTTGGGCGATGGACTGGCTGGTCTGCAACCCGATGATGATCAGGACCACTGAGGGCGGGATGACCACGCCCAGTGTCGCGCCGGCGGCCACCGAGCCCGTGGACAGGATCGGGTTGTACTTGAACTTGCGCATCTCGGGCAGGGCCACGGTGGACATGGTCGCGGCCGTGGCCGAGTTGGACCCGCAGATGGCCGCGAACCCGGCGCAGGCCAGGACCGTGGTCATGGCGATGCCGCCTCGTATCTGGCCCATCCAGGCGTAGGCCGACTTGTACAGCCGTTCGTTCACGCCAGAATAGAAGCAGATCTGCCCCATGAAGATGAACAGGGGGATGACGGTCAGCCCGTAGTTGGAAAAGACGTTCCACAGCTCGGTTCCGAGCATGCCGGTGGCCGCGTTCCAGTTGAGCACGTAGGCGAAGCCGCCGAATCCGATGATGCCCATGGCAAAGGCCACGGGGATGCGGAACAGGAAAATGGAGACCAGGAGCAGGAGGGTGCCGAGAATACCGGCGGTGATCGGATCCATTATGCCACCTTCTCCTGGGTCAGAGCCTTGAGCGTGTCCACCGCCAGGACAAAGGCCAGGGCCAGGCACCCGGCGGCCGAGGCGAACACGAAGGGATGATAGACGATCTGCAGGGTCTCGGAGACCTCACCTGTCTGGACCAGAAAGGCCGCCCACTTCCATGTTTCGATGCCCGCCAGCAGGAAAAAGCCGCAGGACAACGCATTGGTTCCCGCGTCGGCCAACCTGCGGAACCAGGCGGGGAAACGCGCGAGCAGGATGCCCACCGCGATGTGTGCCTTGCGCCGCTGGGCAAACGCCAGGGAAAAGGCGGCCACGACCGCACCCAGAAAGCCCATGAGTTCGAAGGTACCCTGAATGGGCACCCAGACCGCGCGCAGTACCATGTTAGCGCAGGCCAGAAGCATCATGGAAACGAGAAATATGCCGGCCAGCACGGCAAGCGCCCGAGCGGTCAACTCGCTGGCCCGGTCAAGGAAATGCATCATGAAAGGCCCCAAAAAAAACGCCCCCGCGCGAACGCGGGGGCGGTGATGTGTGCGTTTACAGGGATTCGTATTTGGCCTGGTATTCGAGCAGGTCCTTGAACACGGCGTCGGCGTCGATGCCGGCCTTGGCGCATTCGGCCTTCCAGTCGTCGACCAGGGGCTGGCCCAGGGTCTTCAACTCGGCGTGTTCGGCCGGGGTCAGCTTGTGGACCTCGACCTGATACTTCTCTTTCGACCAGTTCAGGGAATCGTTGATGTGGGTGTCCAGGTACTGGCCGGTCCACTGGGCCTGTTCACGACCGAGGTCGTTGAGGACGTCCTTCACGTCGCCGGGCAGGGATTCCCACTTGGCCTTGTTCATGATCACGGCAAAGGGGTATACCGGCAGGTTGGTGATGGTTTCGTGGCGACAGATGTCGGCGAAGTTGAAGTCCTTGAGCACGTCAAAGGAGGAGACCAGCCCCTTGACCACGCCCTTCTGCAGGGCTTCCGGGGTCTCAGACATGGGCATGCCCACGCCCTGGGCGCCCAGGCCGCTGAGCACGCGCAGGATGGTGCCCGAGGCACGCAGCTCCATGCCCTTGAGGTCGGCCAGGGTCTTGACCGGCTCCTTGCTCATGATCTGGGAGGGGGCCGAGGTGAACATGGTCAGGACCTTCACGTCCTTGAACTCCTCGGGCTGGTATTTGGTGAACAGATCCCACATGGTCATGCTGGCCGCTTCCGTGGAGGTGAAGGCCACGGGCAGGTTGACCGCGGACATCAGCGGGAACACGCCGGGATAGTACGCAATGGAGATGCAGCCGATATCGGCCTGTCCGGTCTGGACGCCGCGCAGCATGTTCTTGGCCCCGAGCAGGGTGGAGCCGGGGAAGGTCTGGACTGTCAGCTCACCGCCGGTACGCTTTTCCACCTCGGCCTTCCATCGCTCCATCTGGACGCAGGGGAAGGTCTTGGCGGGCGGGAAGTTGGCATAGGTCACCATGGTCCCGGCCAGGGCCGAAGCCGCCATGAGGCAGATCAGGGCCAGGCTCAGGGCCAGCGCGGTCATCGTTTTTCGCATCACTCTCTCCTTGAAATGCGTATGGTTGGGAACGGCCGGTCGACCGTCCCCCTATTGGGCGTTCAGTGTGTAGGCCAGGATCAAGGTCTTGCGGTTGCCGTAGCCGTAACCTGCAAAGGTGTTGACCAGGACGCACAACTGCTGGTTGCCGTCGTTGTTCAGGTCGGCCAGGGCCACGTCCGCGACCTGGCCCTTGATGCGCCGGGTCTTCCACGCCAGGTTCAGGCCCACCTGGTCATAGACCAGCGAGTGGATCTCACCCTGGGTGTAGTATTTGTAGTTCTGGAAGACTTCCGCAGTGGCCGACAGGTCGCGGTTGACCAGCAGCTCGAAGCGTTTGTTGGAGGTCAACGCAGCGGTCAGGCCCCGGATGGGGATATTGTAGGTGACGCCATGTTCCTCGGTGGGACCGCCACCCATGCCTGCCATCTTGTCCGCAGCCTCGATGACCACGCCGGAGCTGTTGTAGCTCTCGTCGCTCTCGTAGAGGCGCTCGAAGGACTGGCTGTAGACGACCAGCTTGTGCTTGTTGGTGATGACCACGCACTTGTAGCCCAGGCCGTCGGGGATGTAGGTCATGTTGTATACGGTGCCGAAAGGCGGTGCCGGAATGGCCTGGCCGATCTCGACGTCATTGCCCTTGAGGTATGCTTCGTTGATATGCCTGTCGAACAGGTCGCGCTGACCTTTTTTCTGGGCCACGAGAACAGGCGCATACGCCGGCGGAAGCCGCAGCACGCCGAGGAAGCGGTCCACACTTTGGACCAGATATTTGAATTTGCCGCCCTCGAACGAGAGGATGCAGGATTGCGGTTTTCCGCGCGGGGCACGGATGCCGCCCTGACTCTCGAACCGGTAGGCGCCGACAATGAATTCGGGCATGCCGTCACGGTTCAGGTCCGCGACCTCGAGACGAACGCTCATGACGTTGGCGGGCAGATCGAAGGTGGTCAGGTGCTCAAGCTTGTTATCCTTCAAGCGGTAGGCCGAGATGGCCGATTCCTGAAGAATGAAGACTTCGTTGCGGCCGTCGCCGTCGCCGTCGGCCACATACATGCCAAAGGAATAGAAGGGCAGGGTCTGGCTTCTCCAGCGTCCGGAGGTCTCGGTGCCGCCTTCATAGCGGAATTGCGGATTGAGGGCCGTGGGCTGGAACGCCTGGCCGTCGCCGGTAATGAACGGGCTGTCCGAGGGGGCTGTGGTCTGCATCGTGTTCTTGGCGACCTTTTTCTCCTCAACCGTGCCGTAGCCCGGGCGGTTGAACACGTCGCCCTGGAGGAGTTTGGCCTGGGAATCGAGCCAGCCGGTCATCTCGTCGATGCCGACCTCGCCCTTTTTCTGCCAGGAATTGCCGTCGGCCGAGACCGCGTCGATGCGCATGTGGGCCTTGCTGCCGAGGATGGCGATCTCGCCATACATGATGTAATCCACATTCAGGCTGCGCAGGGCGCTCAGGGCCGCGCCCTTGTCCTTGGGGGTGCCCACGGATTGCAGGCTTTTGGTGGTGGGCTCGGCGTGGCCGAGCCATTCCAGGTCGTTCTCCAGGCTGGCCTGGACGGCCTTGGAAAAGTATTCGTATTTCTGAGGCCCGTTGTAAACAAACGGGAGGACCGCATAGGTCTTGGCCCCCTGGGCCATGGCCGGTACGGCCAGGAGCAGGGTCGCCGCAAGGGCGATCAAGACGTTGATGACTGGTCTTCTTGCCATGTATTCCTCCGGAAGGTAGGTGATAACCTGCTATTGTGACATGTGTGGACGTGCGGTTGCGCACGGGAGCCCCTTGTACCAGTTTCCGGGCAGGATGCAAAGGGCCAAGACAGTTGATACGGCGGGGGATTGCCGCTATTGCTGCCGTCGGCGAACGGGCCGGACGGCAAGGTGACGGTCCGGTGTCCGGGCCGTTCTTTGGAGAGTACATGACCCGATTCGGACGCACGTTCAGGCTGGTTTGCGACGCACCGGCCACGCCCGTGGTGGAAGCGTTGCTTCGCGCGCAGGGGTTCGATTTCGAACCCGAGCCGTTCTACAGCTTTGCCCGCAGGATTATCCATGAGCCTTTTCCTCTTGGTGAAAGTCTGGCCGCCCGGTTCGGCCTGATCTACATCCAGGACCGTTCTTCCATGCTGCCGCCGCTGGCCTTGAACCCGCCTGCCGGGGCCGATGTCCTGGATATGTGTTCCGCGCCGGGCAGCAAGACGAGTTTGCTTTCACGCATGGTAGGGCCGCAAGGTTTCGTGTTCGCGTCCGAGCCCTCGGCAGACCGGCTTGGGACCCTGCGTGCCAATCTGCGGCGCACCGGTTCGGTCAACGCGGCCACGGCCAAGGCCATGGCTCAGGATCTCCCCTTTGCCGACGGCGTGTGGGGCCATATCCAACTGGACCCCCCATGCAGCGGTTGGGGCACGGTAGACAAGAATCCCAAGGTGATGGAAGTCTGGTCAGGATCGAAGACCGCGCCCCTGGTCTCCCTGCAAAAGACGCTCCTGGAAAAGGCTGCGTCCATGCTCCGTCCCGGCGGCACGGTCCTGTACTCCACCTGCACTACCAATATCGAAGAGAACGAGGCGCAGGTTACATGGGTTATGGAGACACTCGACCTAGAGCTTGCGCCGCTTGCCGAGCCTGAGGGGTTTGTTTTCGAGGCCCCGCACATGCCGGGCATGGACGGCGTCCTGCGTGTGGCGGAAGACTCGGACGGACAGGGGTTCTTCCTCGCAAAATTCATCAAGCGCGGCGAAGAGAGTGCAACGGATGAACCGTGTGCGCAAAAAAAGGAGCTGCCCGGCAATCGGCTGAACCTGGCCAAAATGGTCGGCGGCGACCAGATAGATTTGACTCGCCTTCCTCCGGGCGAGGTCTACGATTTTGGCGGCAAGGCCTTCTTTCTCCATCAAAGGGCTCTGGATCTGGTCCCCGACGGGCTGCGCTGGCAGGGGTTTCCCCTGGGCAAGGTGGCGGGCAAGGGTGACCGGGCCAAGTTCACCCCCGCGCCTCTGGCCCGGGTGCTGCTCCCGGAAGACCTGTCCCGGGCCTCCTGCGACGTGCTCGACGCGGAAGATACGGAAATCCTGGAGCGGCTGTTCACCGGCCAAAGCGTGGGCTACAAGCAGGGCAAGGGCAGCGTCGGGCTGTATTTCAGAGGGCTGCCTGTCGGCTGGATGGCCCGCAAGGGTGGGCGGTTGCTGTGGTCGGCAAAATAGATCAATTATTTAAAACGATTGCCTGGAATGAGATTTTTATAAAAAAGTGTTGATAAAAGCGGAGTAGATGGGCAATATGCCCTCGCCGCTGAACGCGAAAGAGGGTTCCAACAAGCGTGCGTCGCAGTTGCCGAAAGTGGTTGACAAGCGACCCTCGCCAAGCTAAAGACTCTCTTCCTGCGGGCGCGTAGCTCAGCTGGGAGAGCATCGGCCTTACAAGCCGAGGGTCACAGGTTCGAGCCCTGTCGCGCCCACCATCTTTGAAATAGAGGGTACGCTTAACACCCTTTATCATAACAGTGCGGAGCCGTAGTTAAGCTGGTTATAACGCCGGCCTGTCACGCCGGAGGCCGCGAGTTCGAGTCTCGTCGGCTCCGCCACTAAAGATCAAGCCCTTACAATTCGTTGTAAGGGCTTTTTCTTTGTTGTGGGTTGTTGGTGGGTCAGGAGTCTTCGCTGTTGTGTTCGCACAGTTGGGCAACGGAGAAAACCGGCTCGCCGTCCACGTCGAAGAAATCGGTTGCTTCCGTCAGTTCACTGGACTTGTTGGCGAGTTCCTGGGCCGTGCCTGATATCTCCTCGGCGGCGGAGGCGTTTTGGTGGATCACGTTGCCGAGTTCCATGATGGCCTGATTGATTTGCCTGGCGCTTTCATCCTGGGTGGCACTGGCTGCGGCAATCTCCTCAATAAGCTCCGCCGTGCGCTGTATTTCCGGGATCATTTCGGAAAGCTGCTCCCCGGCATTATTGGCCACCTCCACACTCGCCTCGGATATCCGGATTATCTCCTGCGCCGCCAGGCCACTTTTTTCGGCTAATTTACGAACTTCGGAAGCCACTACGGCGAATCCCTTGCCGTGCTCTCCGGCCCGAGCCGCCTCGATGGCCGCATTCAGGGCCAGGAGGTTCGTCTGGCGTGCTATCTCTTCGATAACCTGGATCTTGTCCGCTATTTCCTTGAGCACGCTGAGCCCTTCCACGAGACTCTTTCCGCTGTGCTCGGCGTGGGCGGCGTTTTTGGCCGCTATTTCCTTGGTCTTGGCCGAGTTGTCGGCGGTCTTGATGATGTGCTGCGTCATTGCCTCCATGCTGGCGGAAAGTTCCTCCACGCTGGAAGCCTGCCGCGCCGCGCCCGTAGCCACGTTGTCGGCCGCCGCGGCCAGCTCATGACTTCCTATCCTGACGTTGCCTGCAGCTCCGGTGACGGTTTTGATCACGCCGCCCAGGCTGGCTATCATCGAATTGAGAGAATTGCCGACCTTGCCTATCTCGTCACCGGCAGTTTTCTTGATCCCACCCTTGAAACGTCCTTCGGACATGGCACTGGTCAGGGAAATGATTTCCTGCAGGGGACGAAGCACGGATGAGCGCAGCACCCAGGTGACGATAAATGCCAGTATGGCCAGGACCGAAATGGTCCATACGGAAAAAGTGATCGCAGCATTCCGCGAATCCGCCTTTGAGGCTGCAAGTGAACTGATGATCTCGAAGGCGCCGTGTATTTCGCCTGTCTTCCAGCCTTCTTTCGTGCCCCCGGTCACATCTTTTGTGCCTGCGGGGTCTCCATGGCAGTACAGACATTCCTCGGTAAGGCGTATCGCCTTGAAGTAGCGGATATGATTGTCGTCGATGATGGTGACTTCATCCTTGTTGGACGCCTTCATCTCGGCCAGTACCCGTGATTCCAACTTCGTTGGCGTGTTGGCGGGGTTGCGCGGCGACTCCTTGGGAACCCGAAAGTCGTAGCCGGCCTTTTCAGCGTTCATGTTCGCCATCCTGATGGCGGTGATAACGGGAACCGCGTTTATCACCTCGTCATCCGGGATCTGGTCGAATGGTCTGATAATGCCCGAGTCTATCTTGTTGCTCATTTCCTTGCGTGCGGCTTCGGCCATCAGGACGATAGCCTTGCTCTGTACGAGAAGCGTCTCCTGGCTTTTGTCGTGTATGGTTTTTACCTGCTGTACCCCGAGGACCAGGGCAATGATCACCGGGCCAGCGAGTGCTGGGATGATTGTCTTCAGTTTCACGCTGACGTTGTTGAGCATAAGGACCTTCCGCATGGTTCTGGCTTCGGTTGATGGTGCGTAGACTTGTCTGCACCATAACATGGAAAGCCCCCTATGGAGTAGAGAGGCAGAATTCTTAATAACAGTCCTATGCACCTGTCTGTAATTACGGGATTCTTGAGTTGAATGGTCGCAAACAAAAAGTGTTCGGGCATGCGAAACGGTAGGCGGGGGAGGCGACATGCCAAGCTCCAGTGAGCGGGAAGAGACTCCTCGATTGCCTTAAATGAAGCCGGTCTGCCTGCCTGGTTGGGAAGGGGGCTTCGCCCCCCCCGTAGGCATAAAGCTCTGCAATCGGAAAGAAATGAATTGACAACCCATCCAAGTCCTATTAGACAAGCTCTTCTTGCGGACGGAGAGTCCGCCAAGCCGCGCACCGGCCAAGGCCGGGGAGGGCAAAGGTTCAAGACCTGCCGCGCGATCATCTTTGAAATAGAGGGTACGCTTAACACCCTTTATCATAACAGTGCGGAGCCGTAGTTAAGCTGGTTATAACGCCGGCCTGTCACGCCGGAGGCCGCGAGTTCGAGTCTCGTCGGCTCCGCCACTAAAGATCAAGGACTTCAAGCAATTAGCTTGAGGTCCTTTTTCTTTGTCCTCTCGTCGATTTGGTTGGTGGGCCCGCTAGTGGGCCCAGTGTTCAAGCCACCTTCCAATATTTTCAGGTGGGGCCGGATCGGTTCCATACCTCGGACATACCTTTCGGTCGTCGCAAGTTTCTTGTGTCGGAGTATCTGCTGGATGGCTATCATGGGTACATTGTTATTCGCCAGAATGGACGCCGTAAGATGTCGAATGGCGTGGCACCCAAAAGAGGGCACTCCTGCCTTTTCGCAGAGCTTCTGGGGGAATCCCCTGTTGTCTACATAAGGCTTGCCCTGACGACGCCCTGAGGGCTGTGTGAAGACCCATTCGTTGACGGCCTCTTGCTTATGAGCAAGTAGAATATTGAAAAGCTCATCCGTCATGGGGAGCCATTCATATTCCATAGATCCGTCCTGTCTTTTCTTGGTCCCAAGTCGAATACGCTTGCCGCCAAAGTCCACATCCCTCCATTGAAGTCGGTAGAGCTCTCCACGCCTTGCTGCCGTATGCAGAAAGGTGAGAAGAAGGACTTTGTCCTGACCTTCAGCAATCGAGTGTACTTTCCAGAAGTCCTTTTGAGGTGGAACATATCTCTGCTGTCTCACTTCAGGAAAACGCGGAACAGAAAGAAATGGATTCAAGGCTGGGAAGCCTTCAATGAATTTAATTCCAAAGTTCCAAGCCGCAGCCAGGTTTTTTCTTTCCTTATTCGCAGCGTATCCAGTTCGGTCTTCGTAGATTCTTTGCAGGTACTTGAGGGCATCCATTTTGCTGTAGGTTGAAACCTCAGCCGTAGGATTCACAGCTTTGAGAAAACGCTTGAAAGCGGTTCTTTTTTCACTGTAGGTCTTCGTGCTGTATTTAACCGAATGGTCCAGATAAAGGGTTGCCCACTTAAGAAAGGAGGTCGTGGGGGTCGTTGTTTCTGGCGGTATTTTGACCAGTTCTTTTTGTTCGACTTCCCATTTCTTGGCGTCTTCCTTCCTTATAAAGTGCTTTCGATACTTCTTGCCGTGGATTTTGACTTGAGCCATCCAAACGGATTTCCCGTTCTTTTTCAGCTTGTAAGGCATAATGCCTCCTAATCGCTTCGTCTATTAGATTTTCAAAGAACAGGATGCGACGGCCT
The sequence above is a segment of the uncultured Pseudodesulfovibrio sp. genome. Coding sequences within it:
- a CDS encoding YdbH domain-containing protein yields the protein MAKSPGKTILKWTVLVSPWILAAVLAVGWWLTVWTPGYLERLVPELAADMGLRLTEFHVRNAGLFSADIGPVRLGDKADGLTLANVHVSYTPASLKAGRVNAVRLDGLHLACSFDGERFRLPVLDMLPASNNDDTAQNAPVPALPLNKLTLRDALLDCEIMGRTVTVPINADITPGETVGFSADLTPRDQPVHVEGTLGPTLNDLSLAVTTEAFRVGALNDFLPLPMEGTAAVKATARVNLTDPANAVADFSLSLSEGDLRALGVELAQGAAIDIKGRLEEREIRFSMNRVAVAEPYPASLVIPAGRLGENELSAQFSVAGAGVEMGGRLDAARKEDGSGLWDVSFTAANPNKLTVQAAGRTIRLNGFIFSMQGDASLESANVVLNCGTRSAALDNIGFSSGPMRLTLPLKWPAPKTNTQGTINLSGLGLDKRKLGNVRASIRQEGTDLTFGGTLYTELLPGLRVPFSGRSSMVRNESDLSFKVAGYTLPETFDPATLAPGLKGITLFGTLKADGGITVDVRGVNSRLGVFLTHGRLTMNEGNTVVDGIDLSYYTPDLFTLRSAPAQTLSFDSLKAGDIALTQGRVVYQLESMGSILVEQAGFKWCGGHVSSKAFRIEPQSNEYAVTLFCSELRLSEILGQLSLAKAQGEAALSGELPVAWKNGKISFNGGFLHSTPGEGGTIRVEAMQDLVDAIPEGTPERGQLELAREAVRDFDYKWVRIKADTVGEDLLVRLSVDGKPASTLPFVYKREFGGFIRVTGDVKGSNFQGLRLDVNFSVPLDRILLYKDITSMIE
- a CDS encoding TRAP transporter large permease, with translation MDPITAGILGTLLLLVSIFLFRIPVAFAMGIIGFGGFAYVLNWNAATGMLGTELWNVFSNYGLTVIPLFIFMGQICFYSGVNERLYKSAYAWMGQIRGGIAMTTVLACAGFAAICGSNSATAATMSTVALPEMRKFKYNPILSTGSVAAGATLGVVIPPSVVLIIIGLQTSQSIAQLFVGGMVPGVLLTALFLGTIWYLCQRHPDWGPAGPKTTFSEKLRSLPGSIEMVTLFFLVMGGLFMGFFTPTEAGAAGAALALIIATVSGKMSLEKFRLALNDTLKISSMIMVIMLGAVIFGRFLAITRLPFEAAGWVAGLPIPPVVIIMVICLIYVVGGMVMDALALLLVTIPIFFPVVTAMGYDPIWFGVLITVVTTLGAITPPVGVNLFIVASMAHDVSMTDAFKGVAYFVAAYVICVGLLLMVPQLVTFLPSLM
- a CDS encoding TRAP transporter small permease, encoding MMHFLDRASELTARALAVLAGIFLVSMMLLACANMVLRAVWVPIQGTFELMGFLGAVVAAFSLAFAQRRKAHIAVGILLARFPAWFRRLADAGTNALSCGFFLLAGIETWKWAAFLVQTGEVSETLQIVYHPFVFASAAGCLALAFVLAVDTLKALTQEKVA
- a CDS encoding TRAP transporter substrate-binding protein, which produces MRKTMTALALSLALICLMAASALAGTMVTYANFPPAKTFPCVQMERWKAEVEKRTGGELTVQTFPGSTLLGAKNMLRGVQTGQADIGCISIAYYPGVFPLMSAVNLPVAFTSTEAASMTMWDLFTKYQPEEFKDVKVLTMFTSAPSQIMSKEPVKTLADLKGMELRASGTILRVLSGLGAQGVGMPMSETPEALQKGVVKGLVSSFDVLKDFNFADICRHETITNLPVYPFAVIMNKAKWESLPGDVKDVLNDLGREQAQWTGQYLDTHINDSLNWSKEKYQVEVHKLTPAEHAELKTLGQPLVDDWKAECAKAGIDADAVFKDLLEYQAKYESL
- a CDS encoding VCBS repeat-containing protein; translated protein: MARRPVINVLIALAATLLLAVPAMAQGAKTYAVLPFVYNGPQKYEYFSKAVQASLENDLEWLGHAEPTTKSLQSVGTPKDKGAALSALRSLNVDYIMYGEIAILGSKAHMRIDAVSADGNSWQKKGEVGIDEMTGWLDSQAKLLQGDVFNRPGYGTVEEKKVAKNTMQTTAPSDSPFITGDGQAFQPTALNPQFRYEGGTETSGRWRSQTLPFYSFGMYVADGDGDGRNEVFILQESAISAYRLKDNKLEHLTTFDLPANVMSVRLEVADLNRDGMPEFIVGAYRFESQGGIRAPRGKPQSCILSFEGGKFKYLVQSVDRFLGVLRLPPAYAPVLVAQKKGQRDLFDRHINEAYLKGNDVEIGQAIPAPPFGTVYNMTYIPDGLGYKCVVITNKHKLVVYSQSFERLYESDESYNSSGVVIEAADKMAGMGGGPTEEHGVTYNIPIRGLTAALTSNKRFELLVNRDLSATAEVFQNYKYYTQGEIHSLVYDQVGLNLAWKTRRIKGQVADVALADLNNDGNQQLCVLVNTFAGYGYGNRKTLILAYTLNAQ
- a CDS encoding RsmB/NOP family class I SAM-dependent RNA methyltransferase, producing MTRFGRTFRLVCDAPATPVVEALLRAQGFDFEPEPFYSFARRIIHEPFPLGESLAARFGLIYIQDRSSMLPPLALNPPAGADVLDMCSAPGSKTSLLSRMVGPQGFVFASEPSADRLGTLRANLRRTGSVNAATAKAMAQDLPFADGVWGHIQLDPPCSGWGTVDKNPKVMEVWSGSKTAPLVSLQKTLLEKAASMLRPGGTVLYSTCTTNIEENEAQVTWVMETLDLELAPLAEPEGFVFEAPHMPGMDGVLRVAEDSDGQGFFLAKFIKRGEESATDEPCAQKKELPGNRLNLAKMVGGDQIDLTRLPPGEVYDFGGKAFFLHQRALDLVPDGLRWQGFPLGKVAGKGDRAKFTPAPLARVLLPEDLSRASCDVLDAEDTEILERLFTGQSVGYKQGKGSVGLYFRGLPVGWMARKGGRLLWSAK
- a CDS encoding methyl-accepting chemotaxis protein; the encoded protein is MRKVLMLNNVSVKLKTIIPALAGPVIIALVLGVQQVKTIHDKSQETLLVQSKAIVLMAEAARKEMSNKIDSGIIRPFDQIPDDEVINAVPVITAIRMANMNAEKAGYDFRVPKESPRNPANTPTKLESRVLAEMKASNKDEVTIIDDNHIRYFKAIRLTEECLYCHGDPAGTKDVTGGTKEGWKTGEIHGAFEIISSLAASKADSRNAAITFSVWTISVLAILAFIVTWVLRSSVLRPLQEIISLTSAMSEGRFKGGIKKTAGDEIGKVGNSLNSMIASLGGVIKTVTGAAGNVRIGSHELAAAADNVATGAARQASSVEELSASMEAMTQHIIKTADNSAKTKEIAAKNAAHAEHSGKSLVEGLSVLKEIADKIQVIEEIARQTNLLALNAAIEAARAGEHGKGFAVVASEVRKLAEKSGLAAQEIIRISEASVEVANNAGEQLSEMIPEIQRTAELIEEIAAASATQDESARQINQAIMELGNVIHQNASAAEEISGTAQELANKSSELTEATDFFDVDGEPVFSVAQLCEHNSEDS
- a CDS encoding site-specific integrase — its product is MPYKLKKNGKSVWMAQVKIHGKKYRKHFIRKEDAKKWEVEQKELVKIPPETTTPTTSFLKWATLYLDHSVKYSTKTYSEKRTAFKRFLKAVNPTAEVSTYSKMDALKYLQRIYEDRTGYAANKERKNLAAAWNFGIKFIEGFPALNPFLSVPRFPEVRQQRYVPPQKDFWKVHSIAEGQDKVLLLTFLHTAARRGELYRLQWRDVDFGGKRIRLGTKKRQDGSMEYEWLPMTDELFNILLAHKQEAVNEWVFTQPSGRRQGKPYVDNRGFPQKLCEKAGVPSFGCHAIRHLTASILANNNVPMIAIQQILRHKKLATTERYVRGMEPIRPHLKILEGGLNTGPTSGPTNQIDERTKKKDLKLIA